TTTTAAAGACAGCTTTAAATGAAATTAGAAAATATCATGGTCAACCTGAAATTAGTACTAAAGAATTTATGGATTTAATTAGGAAGAAATCTAAAATTCTTGGCATGGATGAATCGCTTATTAGTCGTTATGTTAACGTTGGATTTTCCGGTGGAGAAAAAAAACGCAACGAAATTTTTCAGCTTCTTATGTTAAATCCAAAATTAGCATTGCTTGATGAGACTGATTCAGGATTGGATATTGACGCTTTAAAGATAGTAGCTAATGGTGTAAATCTTTTTAAAAATGAAAACAATGCAGTTGTCGTTGTAACTCATTATCAAAGGCTTCTAAATTACATCACCCCAGATTATGTCCATGTTCTTTATAAAGGAAGGATTGTTAAATCTGGCGGTAAGGAATTAGCTCTTGAACTTGAAG
This genomic interval from Melioribacteraceae bacterium 4301-Me contains the following:
- the sufC gene encoding Fe-S cluster assembly ATPase SufC; translation: MLTIKNLKANVEGKEILKGINLSVNKGEIHAIMGPNGSGKSTLANVLAGNKGYEVTEGEVWFDGKNLLEMNPEDRAREGIFLAFQYPIEIPGISNATFLKTALNEIRKYHGQPEISTKEFMDLIRKKSKILGMDESLISRYVNVGFSGGEKKRNEIFQLLMLNPKLALLDETDSGLDIDALKIVANGVNLFKNENNAVVVVTHYQRLLNYITPDYVHVLYKGRIVKSGGKELALELEEKGYDWLKSEELIEQNA